A stretch of the Nicotiana tabacum cultivar K326 chromosome 6, ASM71507v2, whole genome shotgun sequence genome encodes the following:
- the LOC107810275 gene encoding putative protein phosphatase 2C 46 — MSSGLMNLLRACFQPRADGHVHTGSDAGGRQDGLLWYKDIGQHFNGEFSMAVVQANNLLEDQSQLESGCLSLNDSGPYGTFVGVYDGHGGPETSRFINNHLFQHLKRFSSEQQSMSVDVIRKAFQATEEGFLSVVSRQWPMKPQIAAVGSCCLVGVICNGTLYIANLGDSRAVLGRLVKATGEVLAVQLSAEHNASIESVRQELQSWHPDDPQIVVLKHNVWRVKGLIQISRSIGDVYLKKAEFNREPLYDKFRLREPFSRPILSADPAISVHHLQSQDLFVIFASDGLWEHLSNQEAVDIVQNHPRNGIAKRLVKAALQEAAKKREMRYSDLKKIDRGVRRHFHDDITVVVVFLDSNVVSRASSVKSPNVSVKGGGITLPPNTLAPCTTPT; from the exons ATGTCATCTGGATTGATGAACTTGTTGAGGGCCTGCTTTCAGCCAAGGGCAGATGGACATGTTCATACAGGTTCAGATGCCGGCGGTCGTCAAGATGGCCTTCTATGGTATAAGGATATTGGACAACATTTTAATGGAGAGTTCTCAATGGCTGTAGTTCAAGCTAATAATCTACTGGAAGACCAGAGCCAACTTGAATCTGGCTGCTTGAGCTTAAATGATTCTGGTCCTTATGGTACCTTTGTTGGAGTTTATGATGGCCATGGCGGTCCTGAGACTTCAAGATTCATCAATAATCATCTCTTTCAACATCTCAAGA GGTTCAGTTCTGAGCAGCAATCAATGTCCGTGGACGTGATTCGAAAGGCATTTCAAGCAACAGAAGAGGGTTTCCTCTCTGTTGTATCAAGACAATGGCCGATGAAACCACAGATTGCTGCTGTTGGATCATGCTGTCTTGTTGGGGTTATCTGCAATGGGACATTATATATTGCCAACCTTGGTGACTCTCGGGCAGTCTTGGGTAGGCTTGTCAAGGCAACAGGGGAGGTACTTGCCGTTCAGCTCTCTGCAGAACACAACGCGAGTATTGAATCTGTAAGACAGGAGTTGCAATCTTGGCACCCAGATGACCCTCAAATAGTAGTTCTAAAGCACAATGTCTGGCGTGTGAAGGGCCTTATACAG ATTTCAAGATCCATTGGTGATGTGTACTTAAAGAAAGCCGAATTCAACAGGGAACCACTATATGATAAGTTTCGTCTTCGCGAGCCATTCAGTAGGCCCATATTGAGTGCAGATCCAGCGATATCAGTGCACCATTTGCAATCTCAAGATCTATTTGTCATATTTGCATCGGACGGTCTTTGGGAGCACTTAAGTAACCAAGAAGCTGTTGATATTGTACAAAACCACCCACGCAAT GGAATTGCTAAAAGATTAGTAAAAGCTGCATTGCAAGAAGCAGCAAAGAAAAGGGAAATGAGGTATTCAGACTTGAAGAAAATTGATAGGGGAGTCCGTCGGCATTTCCACGATGACATTACAGTGGTGGTTGTATTCCTTGACTCAAATGTTGTAAGCAGGGCTAGCTCTGTCAAGAGTCCTAATGTTTCTGTTAAAGGGGGTGGCATCACTCTGCCTCCAAACACACTTGCTCCATGCACCACTCCAACGTAA